TGACGAGGCCGTCGTCATGGGTGACCTCGACCATCTGGCCATAGCCTGAACTGGTGCCGACAAAGGTGACCGTACCAGCGCCGGCGCTGAGCACCGTCGTGCCGGTGACGGCGGCAAAGTCGAGCCCGGCGTGAAAGGCACGGCTGCCGGTGAAGGGATCGGTGCGGTTGCCGAAGCCGGAACTGCGGCGGAAATTGCCGCTTATCGGCATGTGCACCGGCGCGCCGTCTATGCTGTCGCGCGCCGCCTTGTAGCGCAGCAGCGCGTCCATGACCGCATTGGCATCGTCGACCATGGGCGCCGTATCGCCGCCCTCAAGGGCCGGCAGCAGCGGCCCGCCGACGCCATCTTCCGCGTCCGGCATTTCCACGGCAATGCCCAGATCGGCCAGTTCCCCGACAATGCTGTCGGTGCGGGCGATGGCGGTGGCGGCGATCGAGGTCATGGCGAACTGAGTTTCGTCCATCATCCGGGTCACGGCGGCGGCGGTATCGCCGATGTCCGGATTGCCGGTGCTGGTAGCGACAGGGGTAGCGGCCGGCGGCGCAACAGGCTCGGCCGGCTGGGACAGGGTGGCGGCCTCGATGCCGAGTTCATCGGCCTTGTCGACGAGCGCCCGCACCAGCTGGTGCTGTTCGAGCAGCACTTCCTGTTGCTGGGAGAGTTCCTGCAGCTGCAGGTTGATGTCGCCGGCCTGGGCATAGCTGCGCGACTGCAGCCGGTCGACCTCGACGCGCAGCTGGGCGATGCGGTCTTCATAGGCCTCGACCACCTGTTCGGTCTGGCCGTTGAGCAGGCGGGCAATGTCGGGCGAGAGCAGGAAGGCGGTACCCAGCAGGCCATTGCCGCCCAGCAGCAGGGTGAACATGGCGTAGAACAGCGCCGGATGAATGCCGTGCCGCGCCGGTTTGCTCGATGGGACACTGCCCTTGTCGGTCCGGCCGAAACTGGCTTGGTTACGCACGCGACTACCCCGTTACCCCACAAATATGGTGAGCCGATTATGACCTTGCGTGGTTAACAAAGCCTATTTTGGCGCGGCTTTACCGAGATGATCGCGCAGCGCCTCCAGCACCTTTTGCGCATGGCCGGCAATGCGCGTGGCCGGGATGATGGCGGCGATGGTGCCATCGGCGGCGATGATGAAGGTCGTGCGGATCAGGCCCAGAAAATCGCGGCCATAGAGCTTTTTGGGCTGCCACAGATCATAGGCATTGATGGCCAGGTGATCGGGGTCGGCGGCCAGGGGCACTTGCAGGCCATGCTTGCGGCGAAATTTTTCGTGCTTGGCCAGGCTGTCGGGGGAGATGCCGACGAGGCTGGCGCCCAGCGCAGCGAATTGCGGCGCGAGGCCGGAGAAATCACGGTTTTCGGTGGTGCAGCCGGCCGTGTCATCGGCCGGATAGAAGAACAGCACGACAGGCCTGCCGCGCTGGGCGCCCAGCACGAAATTTGTGCCATCATCGAGGGGCAGGGCGAAGTCTGGTGCTGCATCGCCGGGCTGTAATTTGGTCATGGATTTCCATATCGGGAACTGGGGGAAAAAGTGGGTGTCAGTGCCCTATTCCAGCCGGTATCATCGGGCATTAGAGCGCATCTGCGCCTGATTCCTTTGGGCGCCGGACGATATCGGCAGAGCTTCGTTCTGGATGCAAGTGAGCGCGTCAATCGGACCACGAGACACCTCGATCACTGCGCCGGTGCCGCGTCAGCGCCATCCCGCGCGCCATTCTGCCAAGATAGCCGTCTGGATGCTGGGCATTCCAGCCCTGCTGGTCGTGCTGCTTTACCTCGTGCTGCTCATTACCCCGATCCGCCTGCCCATGGGCAGTGAGGCGGCGCAGGCCGTTGCCCGCTCGGCACTGCCGCCCAGCAGCGCCCTGACACTGGGACCCATGGCGCTGACGCTGGAGAACGGCGTCTGGCCGGTCATCCAGTTCGCGCCCGTACTGCTGACCGACAGCAAGAGCGGCGCCAAGGTCGCCATCGACGCGCTGGAAGTGGGGTTTTCCCCGGTGCGGGCGCTGTTCGGGCAGCCGGGCGCCACGGTGACCATCGTCAAGCCGCATATCCAGATCGTGCAGGACCTGTTCGGGCCGAGGCTCAGCGATTTTGAGCTGATCGAGGACCCGGGCGGCGGGGCGCCCACCGTGCGGGTGCTGGAGGGCGAGGACGCTTTCCCCGCCGTCGACATCGGCGCCGCCGGTATTGACCTGAGTGCCTCGGCTGCGCCGGTGGCCATGCGTTCGGACAATGATTGGCTGATCTACAATCTGGAAGCCAGCGAACAGAGCATTGCCGACCTTGTCGAGCATGCGGCGCAGGGGCGGTTTTCGCGCCTGCGCATCCGCGGCGGCATCGTCGGCATGAACGACGTGGTCTATGGCCTTTATCGTCGCTTCGACAACATCAACCTCGATATCAGCCCTTCGGCCGATCTGCGGGATACGCATGGCACCTTCACGGCAACGCTGGGCGGTCGCACCATGGCCGGCAGCCTGTCGCGCACGCTTGACGATGAGGGCAATGCGCATATCGAGGCGGATGTGGCCAATATCGACTTCGCCGCCTTCCTGCCCTTTATCGATGATGCCGGCAGCATGGCGGCGCTGCGCGGGGCCGGGGCGCTGTCAATCGACGTCAATTTTGCCGCGACCGACAGCAAGCTCACCGACGGGCGCTTCAAGGTCGATCTGACCGGGCTCGATCTGCGCCTCGAGGATGCCTATTTCCCCATCGCCAGCTCGATCATGGATATCGACTGGACGCCCAGCACCGGCCAGTTCGCGCTGCGTGAAGCGGCACTGCAGATCGGCAAGAGTTCGGCCCGCCTGTCCGGTGTCTTCGCCATGGGGCTGGACCCGGTCTATGGGCCAACGCTGGGCATCGTGCTCAATGCCAAAAAAGTCGTGGTGCATCCCGCAGACATGGCGGCGCCGGCAGTGCCGTTTGATAGCCTCGAGTTTTCCGGCTGGTCGGCGCCGCTTTATGGCGCGCTGGGGATCGACCGGCTGGTGGTGCAAAAGGGCGATGCACGGGTCGAAACGGCCGGACGCGTCGACATGCTGCAGGCGGGGCTGGGGCTTGACCTGACGCTGGCGGGCCAGGGGATTAGTGCCGATGACATGAAGCGGCTGTGGCCCTATCTGATGGCCCCGGAAGCCCGGGACTGGGTGGTGGCCAACCTCACCGAGGGTACGATCACGCAGGCGCGCATGCAGTTCAAATTCCCGGTGGGATCGCTGGCCGATGAGGGGGCCCGCAAGCCGGTGCCGAAGGACGCCATCCAGATCGATCTGGTGGGGACCGGGGTGGCAGTCAAGCCGACCGCGACCATGGCGGCGATTGCCGTGGGCGGGGAGACGCGCTTGCAGATCGACGATACGGCGGTGACCATTTCAGCCGGTGGCGGGCGGTTGGCGACGGCTGCCGGGACCATCGTGGTGAGCAATCCGGCCGTGGTCATCGACAGCACCGATCCGTCCGACCGCATCATGGAAGTCTCCGGCGATATCAGCGGCCCGATTCCGGCTTTGCTCGACCTGGTGCGGACGCAGCAGCCGACGCTGCTGGACGACAATGCGCTGCCCATCGACGTGGCGGCATTGACCGGGGTGGTCGATACCGGGCTGGTAGCCACCATTCACCTGCCCGACGAAGATACCGGCAGGGCGATCCGCTTTGACTATGTGCTCAACGGCACCGTGGCCGATTTCGCCAGCACCAAGCCGATCGAGCAGCGCCGCATCGGCAATGGCCAGCTGGCCTTCAGCGCCTCCCAGGACGGCTATCAACTGGGCGGCACGGCCGAGATCGACGGCATCCCCGCCCAGGTCGAGATTGCCGGCACGCCCACGACCGATCCGGCTTTCCGCCTGTCTTCGACCGTGGATGTGGCCGAACTGGCCAAGATGGGCTTTGATGCTTCGGCGTTTCTGTCGGGCAGCGTGCGCTTCGTGGCCCAGCCCCAGGCCGGTGGCGCGCTCAAGGTGGCGGTGGACCTGCAGGACGCGGCGCTCAATATCCAGGATCTGGGGATTAGCAAGGCGGCGGGTACGGCCGGCCTGGTCAGCGCCACGCTGCAGCAGGACGGCGAGCTGTCGCAACTGAGCGATATCGACCTGGCCTTCGGCACCGTACGGGCGCAGGGCGCCATCGCCTATCACGCCACCGACGGGCTGGTTTCGGCCAGTTTCAGCCAGCTGGCCCTCAGCGAAGGCGACAGCGCGCAGCTCGATCTCAAGCCGATCGATGGCGGCTATGGCGTGCAGGTGCGCGGGGCGCAGCTCGACCTCAAGCCGATGCTCAAGCGCTTCTTCAGCCTCAATGAGGGCACCGGTGGGGTCAAGACCAGCCAGGCCATGCAGACGCTGGCGCTCGACATCAAGCTGGAGCGGGCGCTGGGCTTTTACGCCACCACCGTGTTCAACCTCGATCTGGCCCTGGGCTTGGGCGGCGGCGAAGTGCGCGAGGCCAGCATTGCCGGGCAGTTCAGCGACGGCAATGGGTTGTCGGTGACGAGCAATCCGGCGCCGGATGGCCGTACCATGTCGGTGGCCTTCAACGATGCTGGCACCATCCTGCGTTTTCTCGGGGTCTATTCACAGCTGGCCGGCGGCTCGGGCAATCTGGTGTTGACCACCGACCGGGAGCGCGATGTCGAAACCGGGCAGCTGGTGATGCGCGACTTTGCCATTGTCGACGAGTCCAATGTCGCCCAGGTGCTCGGCAATCATTCGGATTCGCGCTCCGCAATTGCCCAGCAGAACCGGCTCGATTTCGACGTGGCCGAGGTCGATTTCCTGCGCCGTTCCGACCGGGTCGAGGTCAACAATGCGCTGGTCACCGGCGCCACGGTCGGCGGCACGATGCGGGGCTTCATCTATACCACCAGCCGGCAATATGACCTGACGGGCACCTATGTGCCGCTGTTCGGCATCAACAGCGTGTTCCAGAAGATACCGCTGCTCGGGCCGCTGCTGGGCGGACGGGACGGCGAGGGTCTGGTGGGCGTGACCTTTGCCGTGCAGGGCTCGCTGGACAGGCCGGAATTCAAGATCAATCCGCTCTCGGCGCTAGTGCCCGGGGTGTTCCGCGAACTCTTCGAGTTCCGCGCCAAGGAACTGCCGCAGGCGCAATGAAAAAGGGCGCCGGTTGCCCCGGCGCCCTTGATATTCATAGGTCGGTGGCTGTTCAGACCGGCTTGAGCAGCGCGTGGCGCTTCTTGCCGACCGAGAGCTTGATGACGCCTTCGGGCAGCAGGGCATTGTCGCCAATGGCCAGCTTGTCGTCGTCGATCACGGCATCATTGACCCGCACGGCCCCCGACTGGATGTGCCGGCGTGCCTCGCCATTGGAACCGGCGAGACCCGCCGTGACCAGGGCCGCCAGGATGCCGATGCCATTGGCCAGTTCGGCATGGGTCACCGTGGCCGTGGGCAGCGACAGATCGATGGCGCCGGTCTCGAAAGTGGCGCGCGCGGTTTCGGCGGCTTCCTGGGCTGCCTCTATACCGCGGATCATGCCGGTCACTTCTGTCGCCAGGCGCTTCTTGGCCTCGTTGATGTCGCCCGCCACGATGCGAGCGATCTCTTCGAGCGGCAGCGTCGTGTAGAGCTTGAGGAAGCGCTCGACATCGGCGTCCTCGGTATTGCGCCAGTACTGCCAGAAGTCATAGGCCGAGAGCAGGTCGGCATTGAGCCAGATGGCGCCATTGAGCGACTTGCCCATCTTGGCGCCCGAGGACGTGGTCAGCAGCGGGCTGGTCAGGGCATAGAGCTGGGGCGTGCCGAGGCGATGACCCAGGTCGATGCCATTGACGATATTGCCCCACTG
This sequence is a window from Devosia beringensis. Protein-coding genes within it:
- a CDS encoding M23 family metallopeptidase; its protein translation is MRNQASFGRTDKGSVPSSKPARHGIHPALFYAMFTLLLGGNGLLGTAFLLSPDIARLLNGQTEQVVEAYEDRIAQLRVEVDRLQSRSYAQAGDINLQLQELSQQQEVLLEQHQLVRALVDKADELGIEAATLSQPAEPVAPPAATPVATSTGNPDIGDTAAAVTRMMDETQFAMTSIAATAIARTDSIVGELADLGIAVEMPDAEDGVGGPLLPALEGGDTAPMVDDANAVMDALLRYKAARDSIDGAPVHMPISGNFRRSSGFGNRTDPFTGSRAFHAGLDFAAVTGTTVLSAGAGTVTFVGTSSGYGQMVEVTHDDGLVTRYGHLSGFLSHEGQRVHTGTPIAKVGSTGRSTGPHLHFEVRKGDSAINPKAFLDAGTRLRALLS
- a CDS encoding peroxiredoxin — translated: MTKLQPGDAAPDFALPLDDGTNFVLGAQRGRPVVLFFYPADDTAGCTTENRDFSGLAPQFAALGASLVGISPDSLAKHEKFRRKHGLQVPLAADPDHLAINAYDLWQPKKLYGRDFLGLIRTTFIIAADGTIAAIIPATRIAGHAQKVLEALRDHLGKAAPK
- a CDS encoding AsmA-like C-terminal domain-containing protein, producing MLGIPALLVVLLYLVLLITPIRLPMGSEAAQAVARSALPPSSALTLGPMALTLENGVWPVIQFAPVLLTDSKSGAKVAIDALEVGFSPVRALFGQPGATVTIVKPHIQIVQDLFGPRLSDFELIEDPGGGAPTVRVLEGEDAFPAVDIGAAGIDLSASAAPVAMRSDNDWLIYNLEASEQSIADLVEHAAQGRFSRLRIRGGIVGMNDVVYGLYRRFDNINLDISPSADLRDTHGTFTATLGGRTMAGSLSRTLDDEGNAHIEADVANIDFAAFLPFIDDAGSMAALRGAGALSIDVNFAATDSKLTDGRFKVDLTGLDLRLEDAYFPIASSIMDIDWTPSTGQFALREAALQIGKSSARLSGVFAMGLDPVYGPTLGIVLNAKKVVVHPADMAAPAVPFDSLEFSGWSAPLYGALGIDRLVVQKGDARVETAGRVDMLQAGLGLDLTLAGQGISADDMKRLWPYLMAPEARDWVVANLTEGTITQARMQFKFPVGSLADEGARKPVPKDAIQIDLVGTGVAVKPTATMAAIAVGGETRLQIDDTAVTISAGGGRLATAAGTIVVSNPAVVIDSTDPSDRIMEVSGDISGPIPALLDLVRTQQPTLLDDNALPIDVAALTGVVDTGLVATIHLPDEDTGRAIRFDYVLNGTVADFASTKPIEQRRIGNGQLAFSASQDGYQLGGTAEIDGIPAQVEIAGTPTTDPAFRLSSTVDVAELAKMGFDASAFLSGSVRFVAQPQAGGALKVAVDLQDAALNIQDLGISKAAGTAGLVSATLQQDGELSQLSDIDLAFGTVRAQGAIAYHATDGLVSASFSQLALSEGDSAQLDLKPIDGGYGVQVRGAQLDLKPMLKRFFSLNEGTGGVKTSQAMQTLALDIKLERALGFYATTVFNLDLALGLGGGEVREASIAGQFSDGNGLSVTSNPAPDGRTMSVAFNDAGTILRFLGVYSQLAGGSGNLVLTTDRERDVETGQLVMRDFAIVDESNVAQVLGNHSDSRSAIAQQNRLDFDVAEVDFLRRSDRVEVNNALVTGATVGGTMRGFIYTTSRQYDLTGTYVPLFGINSVFQKIPLLGPLLGGRDGEGLVGVTFAVQGSLDRPEFKINPLSALVPGVFRELFEFRAKELPQAQ
- the tyrS gene encoding tyrosine--tRNA ligase, coding for MTQFKSDFLRTLAERGFIHQTSDDTGLDNLFATETVTAYIGFDPTASSLHVGSLIQIMMLHWLEKTGHRAVALMGGGTGMVGDPSFKDEARKLMTTDTIQANIDGIKQVFSNYLSFGSGPKDALMLNNAEWLMPLNYLEFLRDVGQHFSINRMLSFDSVKQRLDREQSLSFLEFNYMILQAYDFVELNRRYGVRLQMGGSDQWGNIVNGIDLGHRLGTPQLYALTSPLLTTSSGAKMGKSLNGAIWLNADLLSAYDFWQYWRNTEDADVERFLKLYTTLPLEEIARIVAGDINEAKKRLATEVTGMIRGIEAAQEAAETARATFETGAIDLSLPTATVTHAELANGIGILAALVTAGLAGSNGEARRHIQSGAVRVNDAVIDDDKLAIGDNALLPEGVIKLSVGKKRHALLKPV